Genomic window (Rhododendron vialii isolate Sample 1 chromosome 4a, ASM3025357v1):
AAATAATTATTTGAAGGATAAATTTTATTGGTACACTAGTCTAGGGGCATCGTAAAAGGACTTTTTAAACACCGAAGACTTAAAAGAAATTTAAGATTTTAGTAGTATATTTTGCAtactttaataaattttctcaagtattatCTCACCCTTTAATTTGAAGAGCGATAGCTTACTTCGACAAAGTAGCTAGTCTCGTTTGATAAAAGAATATTTGAAGGGGTCACGTTTGAAGACCTCTCTTTTAAGCATCTCCTTTCATATACTTCgaaattttgtcatcaaatgTGTACTTTACCTCACTTCCATTTTGAAGAATAATAATCTAATCTCATATAGAGTACTGCAAcagatttttcaagttttaccTTAACAGTTATTCTAGCCGCCAACTTTTACATCATAGCTCAAACTTTTGCATCGTAAGTACAAACTTTGACATCGTATTCGTGGCCGCAAACTATTGCATTGTGGTTACGAAACTTTTATGTCGTGAACGCAAACTATCGCATCATAGCCGCGCTTTGAAATCGTGGCCGTGAACTTTTAATCCTGACCGCAAACTATTGAATCGTGGATGCAAACTATTGTGGCCGCAAAATATTGCATCATGGTTGCAAACTATTGTATCGTGACCGCGAACTTTTACGTATTGGTAGTAAACGTTTATGTCGTGACAACAAACTATTGCATCGTGGCCACGAACTTTTACGTTGTGGCCGCGAACTTTTACGCTGTGGCCGCAAACTTTTACATCGTGATTGCAAACTATTGCATCATGGCTGCGAACTTTTACGTCTTGGCCGTGAACTTTGACATCGTGACCGCAAATTTTTGCATCGTGGCCGCGAACTTTTACATCAACTAAATGTTCATTTAGCGAACAACTTTTCTAAAGTCTTTAAGCTACAATAAAACTTTTTAGAGGCGGTGCCTTTTCAGTTTGCtctaaaaagaacttttagaaaaggaatgaaattttaaactcaaaaatcatgtgtttacataaataatttttctactaatgtggattttgtttgatagatctctttaagatcttttaaacagtgcaaacaaaattaaaaattattttttttatttattatatttgagtttgaaatttcattttttttaaaaagaaagcggaatgCCCCTCACCCTCATCgatgtactccctctgtctcaaaATCTTTGGACTTTTTCGATATACGCgtcgttctttaaactcttatatctccaaatttatgatatttttgaaaattttgtattatagatttaATTGAgaattatcaaataagattcatattgtatatttttggaGATACATAATTAGAAGATATAAGAGTTATAAAACGGCACCAATATTGAAAAAGTCTAAAGATTtgaaacggagagagtatatatGAGGTGGCCTAGACACTTTAAAAATACTTAAAGAAAATGACTAACATACGCCATTACCATCTTTCATGTGGCTAACGTGCACACCCCATCTCCTCTTCCCTCCCCAAGATTACACCTGAAACCCCAACCTTCAATTTTTTAACCTCCCTTTTAATACTCCAACCCTCCCTTAACACCCCAAACCCCACACCCTCACTAACATGCGCCTTCACCCTCTCCACcttctctcctccctcaccctcaccgccaccgccaccaccgcgATGTCCCCtccctcctcgtcctcctccctctctctctccaaacccaCCCCGTCCCCCCCCCACAAAAAACCCTCCAACCCCTcatcaaaccctaaccctaattacTCCTCCCCCTCCCTATGCAATCAACACTCCCCgttcctaaccctagacctcctcatcctcgtcctcgtcctctTCTCCGGCACCTTCCTCCTCACCTCCTACTTCTCCTACATCTtccactccctctctctcctccccccactcccctccctctctctctcctccccctccgTCCTCTACTTCCTCGGcttctccctcttctttctCGCCTCCATCCTCTCCTTCGAGATCTGCTGCGGGTTTCGATCCAGAAAGTGCCAAAACCCCAGGTGCAAAGGGCTTAAAAAGGCGATGGAGTTTGACCTGCAGTTGCAGACGGAGGAGTGTTTGAGATCGTCGGCCGGGGGGTCGAGGGCGGTGAGGGAGATCGACGAGCTGCCGTGGAAGGGGGGGAGTGAGGGGAACCCGGATTATGAGTGCCTGAGGGCTGAGCTGAGGAAGATGGCGCCGCCCAACGGGCGGGCCGTGCTGCTGTTCCGGGCCAAGTGCGGGTGCCCGATCGCGAAGCTCGAGGGGTGGGGCACGAAACGCGGGCGGAAGCACAAGAAGTGAGTTCCTTGATTTTATtccttgcaatttttttttttttatatcgcTATTAGTTgctagtggacggtgggattggtcccaaGATTAGTTGGGATACGCGTAAGCTGGCCCGAGCTGTTTCACGATTAGTTTCTAGTGAACGGTGGAATTGGTCTTAGTTGCTAGGggatggtgggattggtcccaaGATTAGTCTGAGCCCGGACACCTCAGttattagaagaaaaaaaatagctcTTTCATGATGGGTTACGTTGTAATTTTGACTGCTCTAAGCTCTTTGATGACGAGTTGCTCGATTTTGTTCCTTGGAATTTTGATTCCTTGCAATTTGGTTTCATCTATTGAATTTGATTGCGTAGCTCTTTCTATATGAGTTACGTTAAAAATATGACCTTTTTAGGGGGTATTTGAGagccaaataattttttagattctgGATTGTAGATTATCAATTTTTGAACTATATTGTAATAATCTGTAGAAGTATTTGAATAATATGTGCATAATAGACTTTACAAAAGGGTTTTGTGAGTG
Coding sequences:
- the LOC131321667 gene encoding uncharacterized protein At5g19025-like isoform X1, producing the protein MRLHPLHLLSSLTLTATATTAMSPPSSSSSLSLSKPTPSPPHKKPSNPSSNPNPNYSSPSLCNQHSPFLTLDLLILVLVLFSGTFLLTSYFSYIFHSLSLLPPLPSLSLSSPSVLYFLGFSLFFLASILSFEICCGFRSRKCQNPRCKGLKKAMEFDLQLQTEECLRSSAGGSRAVREIDELPWKGGSEGNPDYECLRAELRKMAPPNGRAVLLFRAKCGCPIAKLEGWGTKRGRKHKKLPHNGFPQQVLDLCCRVRCQIWGLALNGGGDYR
- the LOC131321667 gene encoding uncharacterized protein At5g19025-like isoform X2, whose product is MRLHPLHLLSSLTLTATATTAMSPPSSSSSLSLSKPTPSPPHKKPSNPSSNPNPNYSSPSLCNQHSPFLTLDLLILVLVLFSGTFLLTSYFSYIFHSLSLLPPLPSLSLSSPSVLYFLGFSLFFLASILSFEICCGFRSRKCQNPRCKGLKKAMEFDLQLQTEECLRSSAGGSRAVREIDELPWKGGSEGNPDYECLRAELRKMAPPNGRAVLLFRAKCGCPIAKLEGWGTKRGRKHKKGLALNGGGDYR